The DNA region GGCCACAGGGAAAGCCGCCGCTGCAACCCGGCGAACGCGAGGCCTTGGTGACAGCGGTTTCATTTCATCCGACTGAAGAAGTGCTCGCGATCGGCTATTCAGACGGCGCGGCCATCGTCGTGCGCTTTGCCGACAGCATGGGCATGGAGCTTGATGAGCCCGGCGAAGGCGCCGTCACCGCGCTCGCTTGGAGCGCCGATGGCAATCGCATCGCCATCGGCGACGAAGCCGGTCGCGGCGCGATCATCGATCTCTAATCACCGCGTCTCCCACGCGAGCCACAGCGCGATTAGCGCAATGCCAATCGCCAGCACACGTCGCGCCGTGGACGCATGTGAGGTCGCAGCAATCAGCTGACCTGCGCGCGCGGCGCCCAGCACGATCAGACCGTGAATTATAAATGCGACGACGAGGTGCGCCATGCCCAGGATCAGCGCTTGCAGCCAAAACGCCGCATGATCGTCGGCGATGAAGCCCGGCAGCAGCGTCACATAGAATACCGCGGCTTTCGGGTTCAGTACATTGGCGATGAAGCCGCGCCAGAACGGCTTGTGATCAGAATTGCCCGCATGACCTGGCGATGTCTCACGCGCGCCGCGCCACGCTTCCCACGCCAGATACAGGAGGTAGAGCACGCCCGCCCAACGCAGCGCGCCATAGACGAGCGGCGCCGCCGCGATCAGCTCGGCCACGCCAAACACGGCGAGCAGCATGTAGAACGCGAGCCCCGCCGTGACGCCGAGCACAGCTCTAAAACCGGCCACACGGCCTTCGCTCGCAGAGAGTGCCGCCAGATAGCCCATGTTCGGCCCCGGCGTGAGTTCGATCAAACTCACAGCCAGTAAGAACGGCACGATCACCGTGGGCTCGACGGGAAATGATTCCATCTCAGCGCGGTCGCGTGTTTTGCGCCGTGAGCACTTGATCCATCACCTTCACTACGTTCGCGATCTCATCGACAATGCGGCGCGCGCGTGAGGGATCGACCAAAGGTTTGAAGAGATCGCCCGGTTCGAAGAGATTGCCGCCTTCGACGGCCACGAGCAGATCGCCATTCTCGAAGGCGCACCGGATGCGCTTGCCGTGCAAGCCGGTCTCCAGCGCAATCAAGCGCTCCATCATCACTGGATGCAGCAGATAGCGCGCTTCGACTTGATCCGTGCCCCAGACCTCAAACGCCTTCTCAAACTCCGACGACACAAGCCGCACGCGCTCCAGTTGCCGGCCCTCAATCTTGCCACCCCCAAAGACGTTGAACACGCCTGCATCGCGCCGCACGATCGTGACGCCCAAGAACTCGATCGGGAAATGCATGCGGATCAGCTGGCCGCGAAACACCGTGGTGTAGCGCGTGCGCCCTTTACTGTCAGTCGAGCGTTGCTCGAGATGCGCTTCGTAGAGATCAAACGAACAATCCTTGTAATTGCCGTGAAACCAATCTTCGAACTTGGAGCGCGCAAAACTGGGCACAAGCTGTAGCTGCTGGAGGCGCGGAAACGCGGGCGGGCTGAAACCGCCAAGATAGAACGACGCGCCCATCGCCTCGGCGATCGCTGCGCAATATTGCTTCTTCAGCGTTTGCCCGATTTTCGCGAGCGGCTGATAGGCGAGCACGCCGCCCACCACCAACACGGCGAGCCCAAACATGAGGCCGTGCACGATTTGTTGCGTGTAAGCGAACAGCGCGACAGCGATCGCGAGTGCGATGCCGGCCGTAACCCACATCCACTTCTTGAACGACGCGACCGCCGCGAGCCGATCGGTCTCGTTCGCGACGAAGCACGGCTCGATCCGCTCCTTGTAGAGGCGGTTGAATGTCGCGTCGTCGAGACGGGCGAGGTCGATCATTTGCGTCTGTGCGTCCACGGCGAATCCCTTTGGGCCTTCGGGTCGTTCCTAGCCTGCTCTATGTCGCGCGCCTATTGCCACCGGTTTCCGATCGCGCCAATTTTCGTCCATGCAGATAGACCGCCGCGCCATCCTGGCCGCCTCGCTCGCCGCCGCAGCCCCCGCTCCAGCGTTCGCGCAAGCCGCCCCCATCGCCCGCACGCAACATGGCCGCGTGCGCGGCGCGACGATCGACGGCGTGCATGTATTCAAAGGCGTGCGCTACGGCGCCGACACCGCCCCGCGGCGCTTTCAGGCCCCGCTCGCGCCACGGCGCTGGTCCGGAGTGCGCGATGCGCTAGGCTATGGTGCGGCGTGTCCGCAACGCGGCTTGGCGAACGAAACACAAAGCGAAGATTGCCTCTTCCTCAATGTCTGGACGCGCGGTCTGCGCGACAACGCGCACCGACCAGTGATGTTTTACATTCACGGCGGCGCCTATTCATCAGGTTCCGGCTCCGATCCACTCTATGATGGCGTGCGGCTTGCGCAGCGGGGCGACGTCGTCGTTGTGACGATCAATCATCGTCTGAACGCCTTCGGCTATCTCTCGCTCGCGCGGCTTGGCGATTTCCCAGACAGCGGCAATGCCGGACAGCTCGATATCATACTCGCGCTGCATTGGGTGCAGGAGAACATCGCGGAATTCGGCGGCGATCCGAATTGCGTCATGGTGTTCGGCCAATCCGGCGGCGGCGCGAAGATCGCGACGATGATGGCGCAGCCAGCGGCGGCAGGCCTATTTCACCGCGCTGCGACCATGAGCGGGCAACAAGTCACCGCGTCGGGACCGCTGAACGCGGAGAAGC from Vitreimonas flagellata includes:
- a CDS encoding LysE family translocator, with the translated sequence MESFPVEPTVIVPFLLAVSLIELTPGPNMGYLAALSASEGRVAGFRAVLGVTAGLAFYMLLAVFGVAELIAAAPLVYGALRWAGVLYLLYLAWEAWRGARETSPGHAGNSDHKPFWRGFIANVLNPKAAVFYVTLLPGFIADDHAAFWLQALILGMAHLVVAFIIHGLIVLGAARAGQLIAATSHASTARRVLAIGIALIALWLAWETR
- a CDS encoding DUF3137 domain-containing protein translates to MDAQTQMIDLARLDDATFNRLYKERIEPCFVANETDRLAAVASFKKWMWVTAGIALAIAVALFAYTQQIVHGLMFGLAVLVVGGVLAYQPLAKIGQTLKKQYCAAIAEAMGASFYLGGFSPPAFPRLQQLQLVPSFARSKFEDWFHGNYKDCSFDLYEAHLEQRSTDSKGRTRYTTVFRGQLIRMHFPIEFLGVTIVRRDAGVFNVFGGGKIEGRQLERVRLVSSEFEKAFEVWGTDQVEARYLLHPVMMERLIALETGLHGKRIRCAFENGDLLVAVEGGNLFEPGDLFKPLVDPSRARRIVDEIANVVKVMDQVLTAQNTRPR